Proteins encoded by one window of Candidatus Aramenus sp. CH1:
- the radA gene encoding DNA repair and recombination protein RadA — MADQLEEKKKVKSISDLPGVGQAILNKLMDSGYTNLESIAVASPQDLSTAVGIPLTTAQKLIKEAREALDIRFKTALEVKKERASVKKITTSSQALDGLLGGGIETRTMTEFFGEFGSGKTQICHQISVNVQLPLEKGGLAGKAVYIDTEGTFRWERIEAMAKAQGLDPDTVMNNIYYMRAINTDHQMAIVDDLQELISKDPAIKLVIVDSVTSHFRAEYAGRENLAVRQQKLNKHLHQLTRLAEVYDLAVVVTNQVMAKPDMFYGDPTVAVGGHTLYHTPGIRIQVKKSRGNRRIARVVDAPHLPEGEVVFAITEEGIRDAED, encoded by the coding sequence GTGGCAGATCAATTAGAAGAGAAGAAGAAGGTGAAAAGCATCAGTGACCTGCCTGGGGTAGGGCAAGCTATACTCAACAAGCTCATGGACTCCGGATACACTAACTTGGAGTCAATTGCTGTTGCTTCGCCGCAAGATCTGAGCACTGCCGTAGGTATACCGTTAACAACTGCCCAGAAGTTGATAAAGGAAGCTAGAGAAGCACTAGATATAAGGTTTAAGACTGCCCTAGAAGTAAAGAAGGAGAGGGCAAGCGTAAAGAAAATAACTACGAGTAGTCAAGCGCTCGACGGTTTACTTGGTGGAGGAATAGAGACAAGGACAATGACAGAGTTCTTTGGCGAGTTTGGCTCCGGTAAGACCCAAATATGTCACCAAATCTCGGTAAACGTTCAGTTACCGCTAGAGAAAGGAGGGCTGGCGGGTAAGGCAGTTTATATAGACACTGAGGGAACTTTCAGGTGGGAAAGGATAGAGGCTATGGCGAAGGCGCAAGGGCTAGATCCTGATACTGTCATGAATAACATCTACTATATGAGGGCAATAAACACTGACCACCAGATGGCCATAGTGGACGACCTCCAGGAGCTCATAAGCAAGGATCCCGCCATCAAGCTTGTAATAGTCGACTCCGTCACTTCCCATTTTAGGGCGGAGTATGCAGGAAGGGAAAACTTGGCTGTAAGGCAACAGAAGCTAAATAAGCACTTACACCAATTAACTAGGCTTGCGGAAGTTTACGACCTTGCAGTAGTTGTCACTAACCAAGTTATGGCTAAGCCAGACATGTTTTACGGAGATCCTACCGTTGCAGTCGGAGGCCATACCTTATATCATACTCCTGGTATAAGGATTCAAGTTAAGAAGAGCAGGGGGAACAGGAGGATTGCAAGAGTGGTAGACGCACCTCACCTGCCTGAAGGAGAAGTGGTATTCGCGATAACTGAGGAGGGCATTAGGGATGCCGAGGACTAA
- a CDS encoding HIT domain-containing protein → MKVLWAPWRATYVSNASKNKQGSCLFCDVIKEGNDKENLVVYRGEKAYVILNKFPYNPAHVMVVPYRHVSSIELLEEDEYRDLFKLVKKSVLVLKKVYGPEGFNIGMNIGRTAGAGIESHIHVHVVPRWNGDANFMPVISNTKVISEMLETTYEKLAKAFKET, encoded by the coding sequence ATGAAAGTCCTGTGGGCTCCATGGAGGGCCACTTACGTATCTAATGCGTCCAAAAACAAGCAAGGATCTTGCTTGTTCTGCGACGTTATAAAGGAGGGAAACGACAAGGAAAACCTAGTGGTTTACAGGGGAGAAAAAGCCTACGTTATTTTGAACAAGTTTCCCTACAACCCAGCTCACGTAATGGTTGTGCCCTATAGACACGTTTCCTCAATAGAGTTATTGGAAGAAGACGAGTATCGGGATCTTTTCAAACTAGTTAAGAAGTCCGTCCTAGTGTTAAAGAAGGTATACGGTCCAGAAGGTTTCAACATAGGCATGAATATAGGCAGGACGGCTGGGGCTGGAATAGAGTCGCACATTCACGTCCATGTGGTTCCTAGGTGGAACGGCGACGCCAACTTCATGCCCGTAATATCCAATACTAAGGTAATTTCAGAGATGTTGGAGACTACATACGAAAAACTCGCCAAAGCGTTTAAGGAAACTTAA
- the ilvA gene encoding threonine ammonia-lyase produces MNLQQYQERILKIRETIARYIHETPLDYSTTFSRMSGAEVYLKMENLQKTGSFKVRGAFSKLISLSDEEKKRGVIAVSAGNHAQGVAYASSMLGIKATVVMPEIAPVSKYLATRNYGANVILYGRYIHESMEKAQEIIRDTRATLVHPYDDINVILGQGTLGVELYGLRPDYVIVPIGGGGLISGISLALKAKYKDVKIIGVQSVASPSLKISKDLSRLVEIEPSFSIADGILVKSPSKLTFEFISELVDDIVLVDDEEISNAIVLLLERNKTLVEGAGASSLAALLSGKVKVPSGRKVVPILSGGNIDLSLMTQIVDKMLYKTKRIVKIRVIVPDKPGYLNKVLTYVTKIRGNIRDVVHDRISSDVPTGYTKIYVMFEVASTEDLSVLIYGLAKEGIEAKVIE; encoded by the coding sequence ATGAATCTGCAACAGTATCAAGAAAGGATCCTTAAGATTAGGGAAACGATAGCCCGCTATATACACGAGACCCCCCTTGACTACTCCACGACGTTTTCCAGGATGAGCGGTGCTGAAGTATACCTAAAGATGGAGAACTTACAAAAGACAGGGTCGTTCAAGGTAAGAGGGGCTTTCAGCAAGCTAATATCACTATCTGATGAAGAGAAAAAGAGGGGAGTTATAGCAGTATCAGCGGGCAACCACGCACAGGGAGTCGCCTATGCTTCCAGTATGCTAGGTATAAAAGCTACTGTGGTGATGCCCGAGATAGCTCCAGTTTCTAAGTATCTGGCGACAAGGAACTACGGGGCGAACGTTATTCTCTATGGTAGGTATATTCACGAAAGCATGGAGAAGGCTCAAGAAATTATAAGGGATACCAGAGCAACTTTGGTTCACCCATATGACGACATAAACGTCATCCTGGGACAGGGTACGCTAGGAGTTGAGCTGTACGGGCTGAGGCCAGATTACGTCATTGTTCCAATAGGTGGAGGGGGTCTTATATCTGGGATAAGCTTGGCGTTAAAGGCAAAGTACAAGGACGTTAAGATAATAGGAGTGCAGTCTGTGGCCTCCCCATCGTTAAAGATATCCAAGGACCTCTCTAGACTAGTAGAAATAGAGCCCTCCTTTTCTATAGCTGACGGCATATTAGTGAAGTCGCCCTCTAAGCTTACGTTTGAGTTCATATCAGAGCTTGTGGACGACATAGTGCTTGTGGACGATGAGGAGATATCGAACGCGATAGTCCTTCTCCTCGAGAGAAATAAGACGTTGGTTGAAGGAGCAGGAGCCTCTAGCTTGGCGGCGCTCTTGTCTGGAAAGGTAAAAGTTCCCAGCGGGAGGAAGGTAGTCCCCATACTAAGCGGCGGCAACATCGACCTATCTCTAATGACTCAAATAGTGGACAAGATGCTATACAAGACCAAGAGGATAGTGAAGATAAGGGTCATAGTACCAGACAAGCCAGGGTACTTAAACAAAGTTCTCACTTACGTGACTAAGATAAGGGGAAACATTAGGGACGTAGTACACGATAGGATCAGTAGCGACGTTCCGACCGGCTACACGAAGATTTACGTGATGTTCGAGGTAGCTAGCACCGAAGACTTAAGCGTATTAATATATGGACTAGCTAAGGAAGGGATAGAGGCTAAGGTGATAGAGTGA
- a CDS encoding transposase encodes MKIQVEKPKGEKVASIDLGVNTLATVIINDGTALFYRGSLVKSDYFYFQERIAELDKLKSEAEKVDELNAREEVLRERVLTRLYRRLLHYYRTLASHLLFRRGRRESSLLSYCSSLGKRHKRKLFFMLKPYPAWRGLSSYLSLYHLSLYPFLS; translated from the coding sequence GTGAAGATTCAAGTTGAAAAGCCTAAAGGCGAAAAGGTTGCGTCAATTGACCTTGGCGTAAACACGTTGGCTACTGTTATTATTAACGACGGTACTGCTCTATTTTACCGTGGTTCTCTCGTTAAGAGCGATTACTTCTATTTTCAGGAGAGGATCGCTGAGCTTGACAAGTTGAAGAGCGAGGCTGAGAAGGTTGATGAATTAAACGCTAGGGAAGAGGTGTTGAGGGAAAGGGTACTCACTAGGCTTTACCGTAGGCTTCTTCACTACTACAGAACTTTAGCCTCTCACCTTCTCTTTCGCCGTGGACGACGAGAGAGTTCTTTATTGTCTTATTGCTCTTCTTTGGGGAAGCGTCATAAAAGGAAATTGTTTTTCATGTTAAAACCTTACCCCGCCTGGCGGGGTTTGTCTTCTTATTTATCACTCTATCACCTTAGCCTCTATCCCTTCCTTAGCTAG
- a CDS encoding zinc ribbon domain-containing protein, producing MVLSQVGAIANKLHEHGVKTYLVIEYNTSRFCAFHNVKVGRNPRGVDSCPFGRKLHSDVSGALNIVKLGVKKIVNALALSFLFTSRGISLKGE from the coding sequence TTGGTCTTATCGCAAGTTGGCGCAATAGCGAACAAACTCCACGAGCACGGCGTAAAGACGTACCTAGTGATTGAGTACAATACCTCGCGTTTCTGCGCTTTCCATAACGTTAAGGTTGGCAGAAATCCAAGGGGTGTCGATAGCTGTCCTTTTGGTCGTAAACTTCACAGCGACGTTAGCGGAGCGTTAAACATTGTGAAACTTGGAGTTAAGAAGATTGTCAACGCTTTGGCTCTTTCCTTTCTCTTCACATCACGGGGTATCTCTCTTAAAGGGGAGTAA
- the rpl7ae gene encoding 50S ribosomal protein L7Ae yields MSKPSYVKFEVPQDLASKALEVLKKAKETGKIKKGTNETTKAVERGQAKLVIIAEDVQPEEIVAHLPALCDEKKVPYIYVPSKKEIGEACGLQVGAAAAAIVDPGQAKDELDELVKRIAEVTGKSK; encoded by the coding sequence ATGTCCAAGCCGTCTTATGTAAAATTTGAAGTTCCACAAGACTTAGCTAGTAAGGCGCTGGAGGTTTTGAAAAAAGCTAAGGAAACTGGGAAGATAAAGAAGGGCACAAACGAGACAACTAAGGCAGTAGAAAGGGGTCAAGCAAAGCTAGTTATAATAGCCGAGGACGTACAACCAGAAGAGATAGTTGCCCACCTACCCGCCCTCTGCGACGAGAAAAAGGTACCGTACATATACGTCCCCTCTAAGAAGGAGATTGGAGAAGCGTGCGGGCTACAAGTGGGCGCAGCAGCAGCGGCTATTGTTGACCCCGGTCAAGCTAAGGACGAGCTAGACGAACTCGTGAAGAGAATAGCTGAGGTCACTGGGAAGTCGAAGTAA
- a CDS encoding glutamate--tRNA ligase, with product MELEELIYKHALANAVKHDGKAQVGPVVSKVLGERPELKSNAKQLVKEVEKVIGKVNSMTLEEQLKELREKYPEILEEKKEEEKKTLPPLPNVKGRVVTRFAPNPDGPLHLGNARAAVLSHEYARIYKGDFILRFDDTDPKVKRPIKEAYDWIREDLRWLGFSWKVEFSASSRLERYYEVAKELISKGNAYVDLCSEEEFKKMREAKRPCPNREKSPEDNLELWDKMLSGHFKEGEAVVRVKTRLDDPDPSKVDWVMLRIVDTEKNPHPLVGSKYFIWPTYNFASAVDDHDFDVTHILRAKEHMANGEKQRWIFNYMGWEVPEVTLFGRLKLEGFMMSKSKIRGMLEKGTDRDDPRLPTLAGLRRRGILPETVIEVILEVGVKGSDATISFDNLAAINRKKLDQVAKRLMFVKDYKEFELEIPEEIIARIPIRPNSNEYREIHAKPGDKVLLNKEDATEGTKLRLLELCNVEVRGDALAFISKGIDDAKKLNAKIVQWVKSSDAVDVKVIKADPQGDLQEENGKGERAIGDLKEGEVVQFIRYGFVRVDANSREGVVTIFAHD from the coding sequence ATGGAACTAGAGGAGCTCATATACAAACACGCCCTCGCCAACGCGGTTAAGCACGACGGTAAGGCGCAGGTAGGCCCAGTGGTCAGCAAGGTTTTGGGCGAAAGGCCCGAGCTCAAGTCCAACGCCAAGCAACTGGTAAAGGAAGTAGAGAAGGTAATAGGGAAGGTAAACTCGATGACGTTGGAGGAACAGCTCAAGGAGCTGAGGGAAAAGTACCCGGAGATATTGGAGGAGAAGAAGGAGGAGGAAAAGAAGACCCTTCCCCCTCTGCCAAACGTTAAAGGGAGGGTGGTGACTAGGTTTGCCCCTAATCCCGACGGCCCACTTCACTTGGGCAACGCTAGGGCAGCTGTCCTGTCCCACGAGTACGCGAGGATATATAAAGGGGACTTCATCCTCAGGTTCGACGACACTGACCCAAAGGTCAAGAGGCCAATTAAAGAGGCTTACGACTGGATAAGGGAGGACTTAAGGTGGCTGGGGTTCAGTTGGAAGGTTGAGTTCTCGGCCTCCAGTAGGTTGGAGAGGTATTACGAGGTGGCAAAGGAGCTCATATCCAAGGGCAACGCGTACGTGGACTTGTGTAGCGAGGAGGAGTTCAAGAAGATGAGGGAGGCAAAGAGGCCTTGTCCAAACAGGGAAAAGTCGCCGGAGGACAACCTGGAACTCTGGGACAAAATGCTGTCCGGTCACTTCAAGGAAGGCGAGGCCGTGGTTAGGGTTAAGACTAGGCTTGACGACCCTGACCCGTCAAAGGTGGACTGGGTGATGCTTAGGATCGTCGACACCGAGAAGAACCCGCACCCACTAGTCGGCTCGAAGTACTTCATATGGCCTACGTACAACTTTGCCTCCGCTGTTGACGACCATGACTTCGACGTGACCCACATACTTAGGGCAAAGGAGCACATGGCCAACGGCGAGAAGCAGAGGTGGATATTCAACTACATGGGCTGGGAGGTGCCTGAGGTCACCTTGTTTGGCAGGCTTAAGTTAGAGGGCTTTATGATGAGCAAGTCTAAGATAAGGGGGATGCTCGAGAAGGGCACAGACAGGGACGACCCCAGGCTACCTACGCTGGCGGGACTCAGGAGGAGGGGTATCCTACCAGAAACCGTAATCGAGGTAATCCTTGAGGTAGGTGTGAAGGGCTCCGATGCGACAATTAGCTTCGACAACTTGGCCGCAATTAACAGGAAGAAGCTAGACCAAGTTGCCAAGAGGCTTATGTTCGTCAAAGACTACAAGGAGTTTGAGCTGGAGATACCAGAGGAGATTATAGCTAGGATACCTATAAGACCCAACTCTAATGAGTACAGGGAGATACACGCGAAGCCAGGAGACAAGGTACTCCTAAACAAGGAGGACGCCACTGAGGGGACGAAGCTGAGGCTCTTGGAGCTCTGCAACGTAGAGGTGAGGGGGGACGCTCTGGCCTTCATCAGCAAGGGCATTGACGACGCGAAGAAGCTCAACGCTAAGATAGTCCAGTGGGTGAAGTCAAGCGACGCAGTTGACGTCAAGGTCATAAAGGCAGACCCTCAGGGTGACTTACAGGAGGAGAATGGTAAGGGAGAAAGGGCGATAGGTGACTTAAAGGAGGGCGAAGTGGTCCAGTTTATAAGGTACGGTTTCGTTAGGGTAGACGCCAATTCGAGGGAAGGAGTTGTGACAATATTCGCACATGATTAA
- a CDS encoding phosphoglycolate phosphatase, protein MIKLILTDLDGTLTEERGVYKVDLEAIDAIRRAQTAGIRVALVSGNSYPVLRGLHNYLGLNGGLVAENGCVVFYGKERLEVCKRMDREILEEFRQRFKLKDSWQNEFRCCDFGFTPATLNEEMLKWAEKRGVYVNSSGYAVHVAMKPAGKGVGVRKLIELHGVRREEVAAIGDSMTDLEMFQEVGLRVAVGNADEKLKENADIVLNLKSGKGVKEFISSLLDDGTWN, encoded by the coding sequence TTGATAAAGCTGATCTTAACGGACCTAGACGGTACCTTAACTGAGGAAAGGGGAGTTTACAAGGTGGACCTAGAGGCAATAGATGCCATTAGGAGGGCCCAGACTGCTGGGATAAGGGTGGCCCTAGTGAGTGGAAACTCCTACCCCGTCTTAAGGGGGCTGCACAACTACTTGGGGTTGAACGGGGGACTAGTCGCCGAGAACGGGTGCGTGGTGTTTTACGGAAAAGAGAGGTTGGAGGTGTGCAAGAGGATGGACAGGGAAATCCTTGAGGAATTTAGGCAAAGATTCAAGCTCAAGGACAGCTGGCAGAACGAGTTTAGGTGTTGCGACTTCGGCTTCACCCCAGCTACCCTAAACGAAGAGATGCTGAAGTGGGCAGAGAAGAGGGGAGTTTACGTTAACAGCAGTGGGTATGCCGTCCACGTTGCCATGAAGCCAGCAGGTAAAGGGGTGGGAGTGAGGAAACTCATAGAGCTCCACGGAGTAAGACGAGAAGAGGTAGCTGCCATAGGCGACTCCATGACCGACTTAGAGATGTTCCAGGAAGTGGGACTAAGGGTGGCTGTGGGCAACGCTGACGAGAAACTTAAGGAAAACGCGGACATTGTGCTTAACCTTAAGAGCGGGAAAGGCGTAAAAGAATTCATTAGCTCTCTCCTGGATGATGGGACATGGAACTAG
- a CDS encoding HD domain-containing protein gives MKKIYDEIHGYVELGDVEIGIVDSPVFQRLRRVKQTSLAFIVYPGATHSRFSHSLGTYYLADKLGQRLLRASYMSDKEYEYLRLAALLHDIGQFPFSHSIEGYYLPKEFGNKDLREYAILMSDLRDVISDHGYDPRRILDIYAGNSILSSIIDSEVDVDRLDYLVRDSRHTGVQLGNIDLERLLDTITYREDGIEVLDKGIISLENFYISRLHMYQAVYYHKTILGYELFLRNIYSNVVEYCKPELKDPSYIREMVDNGLIAYWDDEWVYSSMYECLGSSTAPQAVMTKIRNFLDRKGPKVVYEEVAYKGESSYINDIVDQLQRIGIPQESIYAFEEKISIIDKSKIRIISKNKERRLKDYTSTLLHDIPEYIVMKKVYVDYEYSRKAREVLS, from the coding sequence ATGAAAAAGATATACGACGAAATCCACGGCTACGTGGAGCTCGGGGACGTTGAAATTGGAATAGTTGACTCGCCAGTTTTCCAACGCCTTAGGAGGGTCAAACAGACCAGCTTGGCCTTCATCGTGTACCCTGGGGCCACCCACTCTAGGTTTAGCCACTCGTTAGGCACGTACTATTTGGCTGACAAACTGGGACAAAGGCTACTTAGGGCCAGTTACATGAGCGATAAGGAATACGAGTACTTGAGGCTCGCCGCCCTTCTCCACGACATAGGGCAGTTTCCCTTCAGTCACTCGATCGAGGGCTATTACCTGCCAAAGGAATTCGGCAACAAGGACTTAAGGGAGTACGCGATACTTATGTCAGACCTAAGGGACGTTATTAGCGACCATGGATACGACCCGCGAAGGATACTGGACATATACGCTGGTAATTCCATTCTCTCCTCCATAATAGACAGCGAGGTAGACGTAGACAGGCTGGACTACCTAGTGAGGGACTCTAGGCACACCGGAGTCCAGTTGGGCAACATAGACCTAGAGAGGTTGCTGGACACAATTACCTATAGGGAGGACGGCATAGAAGTGCTGGACAAGGGAATAATTAGCCTAGAGAACTTCTACATATCGAGGTTGCACATGTACCAAGCAGTTTACTATCACAAGACCATATTGGGGTACGAGCTGTTCCTGAGGAACATATACTCTAACGTGGTGGAGTACTGTAAGCCTGAGCTTAAGGACCCCTCTTACATAAGGGAAATGGTGGACAACGGTCTAATAGCCTACTGGGACGACGAGTGGGTTTACAGCAGTATGTACGAGTGCCTTGGCAGTTCAACTGCGCCTCAAGCGGTAATGACGAAGATAAGGAACTTCTTGGACAGGAAGGGGCCAAAGGTTGTGTACGAGGAGGTCGCGTACAAGGGCGAGTCCAGCTACATAAACGACATAGTAGACCAGCTCCAGAGGATAGGGATACCCCAAGAGTCCATATACGCCTTCGAGGAAAAGATCTCCATCATAGACAAGAGCAAGATAAGGATAATCTCAAAGAACAAGGAGAGGAGACTCAAGGACTACACGTCCACCCTCCTCCACGACATCCCAGAGTACATAGTGATGAAAAAGGTATACGTGGACTACGAGTACTCCAGGAAGGCGAGGGAAGTGCTGAGTTGA
- a CDS encoding DUF1512 domain-containing protein translates to MGLDILGIIALAQSSSSSNSLGANLLYFIIYILFLGSFVLAFFPGFQQRSQLWFISRDVEQKLSMIENYLKDSKSVSEKLLKDKGIPDPKAFLNRVIERFVIDPVSIEPTDIISRMKLLMRSNENTVREMITRLNPNIDPVSRSQIEISAEVTMALNQIYKIIRHYLLMAKKLNSIMIMYQLQMVTPIYVKLAEAYDKAQKVFLQGIPVGDGLGPLVASRFLMKASHKWTVSQDTIAGIVEFEQRRLIVVKAEGPMATVGTPGEAVQNVIEKEEGRVTRIITVDAALKLEGEETGSIAEGMGVAMGDPGPEKIAIERVAVKYNIPIDAVIVKMSMEEAITEMRKEVYEAADKVMDYVKNLILERTKPGDTVVLVGVGNTAGIAQ, encoded by the coding sequence ATGGGTTTAGATATACTTGGCATAATAGCCCTAGCCCAATCCTCGAGCAGTTCCAACAGTCTCGGAGCGAATCTACTGTATTTCATAATATATATATTGTTCCTGGGGTCTTTTGTCTTGGCCTTTTTCCCCGGGTTCCAACAAAGGTCTCAGCTGTGGTTCATCAGCAGGGACGTGGAGCAGAAGCTGTCTATGATAGAAAACTACCTAAAGGACTCCAAGAGCGTTAGCGAGAAGCTGTTAAAGGACAAGGGAATACCCGACCCAAAGGCCTTCCTTAACAGGGTAATAGAGAGGTTCGTGATAGACCCCGTGAGCATAGAGCCCACCGACATAATATCTAGGATGAAGCTCCTCATGAGAAGCAACGAGAACACCGTGAGGGAGATGATAACTAGGCTTAACCCCAACATAGACCCCGTGAGCAGGAGCCAGATAGAGATATCCGCCGAGGTTACAATGGCTTTAAACCAGATATACAAGATAATAAGGCACTACTTGTTGATGGCGAAGAAGCTAAACAGCATAATGATAATGTACCAGTTACAGATGGTGACTCCAATATACGTGAAGCTGGCTGAGGCCTACGACAAGGCACAGAAGGTGTTCCTCCAGGGGATACCTGTAGGAGACGGCTTGGGCCCCTTGGTGGCGTCGAGGTTCTTGATGAAGGCAAGTCACAAGTGGACAGTCAGCCAGGACACTATTGCTGGGATAGTGGAATTCGAGCAGAGGAGGCTTATAGTTGTAAAGGCCGAGGGCCCCATGGCGACCGTGGGTACTCCAGGAGAGGCAGTCCAAAACGTGATTGAGAAAGAGGAAGGCAGAGTGACGAGGATAATAACCGTTGACGCCGCCCTAAAGTTAGAGGGAGAGGAGACTGGGTCAATAGCAGAAGGCATGGGAGTGGCGATGGGCGATCCTGGCCCAGAGAAGATCGCCATAGAAAGGGTAGCTGTAAAGTACAACATACCAATAGACGCGGTCATAGTTAAGATGAGCATGGAAGAGGCAATAACTGAGATGAGAAAGGAAGTGTACGAGGCGGCGGACAAGGTAATGGACTACGTCAAGAACTTAATACTGGAGAGGACTAAGCCAGGGGACACCGTGGTACTAGTAGGAGTTGGGAACACAGCGGGAATCGCCCAGTGA
- the map gene encoding type II methionyl aminopeptidase translates to MTEDELRILLKAGKIAAEARDLGAKLIKPGAKVIDVCEAVEKAIIEMGARPAFPCNLSINEEAAHYSPVIGDEKVIPEGAVVKLDIGAHIEGIITDTAVTVSFNDRYTGLLGAARDALNAAIQNFKPGTALGEIGKVIERVIKMNGYKPIRNLGGHLIKKYELHAGVFVPNVYERNVGNIVSDNVYAIEPFATDGGGMVVDGKAETIFSLRNPSVKGLSELEAKYLEAIRERFNTLPFSERWLSDMGSKEEVESTLRALVRKKALISYPVLVEVKKGIVSQFEHTVYVGKDQTIVVTQ, encoded by the coding sequence ATGACTGAAGACGAGCTGAGGATTCTTCTAAAGGCTGGGAAGATCGCCGCGGAGGCCAGGGATCTTGGGGCAAAGCTCATAAAGCCCGGGGCAAAGGTCATTGATGTCTGCGAGGCAGTGGAAAAGGCTATTATTGAAATGGGGGCCAGGCCCGCCTTCCCCTGCAACTTGTCCATAAACGAGGAGGCTGCCCACTACAGCCCGGTTATAGGCGACGAGAAGGTGATACCGGAGGGAGCGGTGGTGAAGTTGGACATAGGCGCCCATATAGAGGGTATAATAACCGACACGGCTGTGACCGTGAGCTTTAACGACAGGTACACCGGATTACTCGGGGCAGCAAGGGACGCTCTCAACGCTGCTATCCAGAACTTTAAACCAGGGACTGCGTTAGGCGAAATTGGGAAAGTCATAGAGAGGGTAATAAAGATGAATGGCTATAAGCCCATAAGGAATCTAGGGGGCCATCTAATAAAGAAATACGAGCTCCATGCGGGGGTCTTTGTTCCAAACGTCTACGAGAGAAACGTGGGCAATATAGTGAGCGACAACGTATACGCCATTGAGCCCTTCGCCACAGATGGAGGGGGAATGGTAGTTGACGGAAAGGCGGAGACCATCTTCTCCCTGAGGAACCCCTCCGTGAAGGGTCTCAGCGAACTCGAGGCTAAGTACTTGGAGGCCATTAGGGAGAGGTTTAATACCTTGCCCTTCTCTGAGAGGTGGTTGTCAGACATGGGGAGCAAAGAGGAGGTGGAAAGCACCTTAAGGGCCCTTGTGAGGAAGAAGGCCTTGATCTCCTACCCCGTTCTAGTTGAGGTTAAGAAGGGAATAGTCAGCCAATTTGAGCACACAGTTTACGTGGGAAAGGATCAGACCATTGTGGTGACTCAATGA
- a CDS encoding metal-dependent hydrolase, translating to MPQLRWLGHAAIELNVAEKKVIIDPFIKDNPSAPVKVDYAYDADVLVVTHDHYDHLGDAVEIMKNSARPLLVATYDLELYLNEEHKVPWERMVPINVGGYVDLGGVKVAITQAVHSSRYSDPTGVVVSGGGVTVYHAGDTGLFEGMKVIGDVFSPDYVLLPIGGRFTMDPAQASIAVEMLRPKKAAIPIHYNTWDLIKVDPREFEELVRKRGFKAILLSPGQSLEL from the coding sequence ATGCCTCAGTTAAGGTGGTTAGGTCACGCGGCAATCGAGCTAAACGTGGCCGAGAAAAAGGTAATAATAGACCCATTCATAAAGGACAACCCTTCAGCTCCAGTGAAGGTGGACTACGCGTACGACGCTGACGTTCTCGTAGTTACCCACGATCACTACGACCACTTGGGAGACGCGGTAGAGATAATGAAGAACTCCGCTAGACCGCTCTTGGTAGCCACGTACGACCTAGAGCTCTACCTAAACGAGGAACACAAGGTACCGTGGGAGAGGATGGTTCCGATAAACGTTGGGGGATACGTCGACCTAGGAGGAGTAAAGGTAGCCATCACCCAAGCAGTACACTCGAGCAGGTACAGCGATCCAACCGGAGTGGTGGTCAGCGGAGGAGGAGTGACAGTGTACCACGCTGGGGACACTGGCCTATTTGAGGGAATGAAGGTAATAGGCGACGTGTTCTCCCCCGACTACGTGCTCCTGCCTATAGGCGGTAGATTCACCATGGACCCAGCTCAGGCTTCCATCGCAGTGGAGATGCTGAGGCCCAAAAAAGCTGCCATACCCATCCACTACAACACGTGGGACCTCATAAAGGTAGACCCAAGGGAGTTTGAGGAACTGGTCAGAAAGAGGGGCTTTAAGGCGATACTGCTTTCGCCTGGACAAAGCCTAGAGCTGTGA